The stretch of DNA ttgatattttttttcccccacaagtTTTAAGGGAACAGCACCTAACAGATAGATAATCCTACGAAAGGATTACTTTTCCGAGTTACTTGGTGCATGAGCCTCTTAAAGCATGATTGAGGGCCTGCTACCACATTTCGAAATGTTCCCTTTCCCCAAGTTAGAAGTTAGCTGTGCCAGAGCAAGGATGCAGAGAAATGAGGCTCTTTGCTCCTAAAGAAGTGaagtagtaataaaaataatagtaataataatcGTATTTTATTGATTGATAATGTAACATTAATAAGGTACAAAACAATTTAAAGTGACAATGGCCAACATGCGATTATATGCTGGTGTTTTTCTAGGGTGTTTTCCTTCACAAGTTTACACTGGAGACCAAGACACAAGCAAGCAGCAGCTTAAGTAAATTGACCCTTTTCATGACTAAGTAAACAATGGGCTTCCCCAGAAAACAGCTTATCGCCTTAATTGAAGctatttgagaaagaaaatcgCGCACTTTGTCATGTAAATGTTAATTGTCGTAGACAAAATGGCTCTAGGTAAATAGCACCTCCAGACAAGCAGTAAATGAGAGGCGTGCGGGCACTCGGCGGTGAAAGGCTGGTGGCACAAACACGGTTCCGATGTAAATAAACACGGCTCCCCTCTCTGGGCGCTGCAGCAATAAAACTTTGGCACGCGTAGAGCAGCCAAAACGGAGGTTTAACCTCAAAAACAGCCTTGACGGGTTCTCGGACGGCACTGCCGGCAGCCACGAGGCCCGCGGGACCCTCCGACGAAACTGAGGTTAACAGCTACGGGGAGGATGCGGTAACTTTTGGGGccaaattctttattttagaTATCAAGCCTGCTGCTTCCAGGACACCCTGTTCCATCCCTCTCACGGTGTATGGCGTGATGAAGAATATTCCCGCTATAAGGCCCAAAccaatttttttatataaccagttcaaaagcaaagcagaaatacaagagaaaattaaataacaataaaaagcGGCGCACAGAGGGCTAGCCCCGGACGGATGGAGACCACTGAGCCCCGTTCTGATCTTGTTTCTGATCTTATTTTAATCTACCGTGGAGAACGTTTGGTTTCTAACGCAGTATCACATGCCAGCGTGCCTCCGGGAAGACACTTAGGTCAAGTCCAGAGGAAATATGTTACCCTGAACAATTAAACCTCCTCGATTTCCGCACGAGGCGCCTAAGCCTCGGTAATTACAAAGATAAATAGCACCCGAACtaatatttgttaaaaacacAAGGATTTTCTCAAGACTGACAAGtctgcccttcccttcctccactGGGACCAAAGCCCGCATCCCCCACCCCGCTCCCTCAGCAGGAGAATGGCGCAAGTTCCGCCCGGGCTCAGGTTCCGCCCTTCTTTCGCGGTGGGAGGCGGAGGAAACCGGGGCGTCCACTCGCCTGGCACTTCTCGGATGGCCGCGGGTGGGAGATGCTGTCGCGGGTGACGGCGGTGGCTCCCTCCGCCCGACCCCatccccggccccggcccccgccgggCTGTCTGTCACCGGCCGCCGGGACACGGCGCTGCCACTTGCCCCGAGCGTGGGAATGGGAGCGCCCAGCCGTTCACATCTCCTGCACGGCGTTTAACGGAATCAATTAGGCAAGACAGACCCTCCGCTTCTCCACCCTCGCACGCCCCCtcccctcacttttttttttttgtttttttttgtcaggaCCATATACGTCCTAATTATTTCGGTATGGGATGCCAGAGCTGTTTCCTGGATAGATCTGATCATCCttaaacaaaaagagaggaggCGCACACGTGGGTTTTGGAGTAAATGTCACTTTCATTTCCAATGCTAGGCGCAGAGCAAggcacaaaacatttttttacacTTTGACAGGGGGGAGGCGATCTCGTCTCCATCATGTCTTTCTGCTTCAGTAGCTTCCTCAAGGAAACCCTCTCTCAACAGAGAAGCATCTGTGCTAGCATTTtgaatagagaaaataaaaatcgGCCAttactttttccccccaattttTGTGCAGCTCCGCCGGGTTCTCATTAGATATAAATTATTAAGCTTGCCTACACTTCAGtgtaaaatttttctgaaagcctACTTTCATAGGATTTGAAATTAACCTCGATGCTTTGTCTCAGATGTACACAGAcaggttttgggttggtttgttgttttttggttggtttggggttttttcctcagttcAGTAGTCCACTCTGTATCATCAATATCACCGTCTTCATCATCACCAACTACcacctttatttttaaggcCACTTCATTGCAATGGATCACTTTGCAAAATGAAACTCATAATTAGCTttctaatagaaaaataaatcatgtatATCCTCTTAGCCCAGTTTAAGGCTGGCTGGTCTGGGTTTGCCTTCATGTATTCAACAGCAATAGTTGCACATGCATTGTTTATCATCGGTACCATGTCCTCTGTGCAGCGGCTGGCTATCCATTATATGCCATCTGACAACTTCATATTTTGGAATGAGTATGCCATTTAATTTCATCCACTCCCACcttcagctgtaaaaatattAGATTCAATAAGCGTTACTAACCCTTCTCGAGTTTTACTGTCTCTCGCAGCAGTCTTTCATTTTCACACGTTGTACGATGATCTTGAAGGAGTTTTTACTTTCGGTTATCTAGCTTTATGAAGACCAAAACACTCATACAGCTAGATAACCAAAGATAACAACTCACTTCcctcaaagcttttttttatttattttttatttttttttctagtcctTGCTAGAATCCAGAGTTTTTCTGGCAAACAGATATGTTGTTTCCTCCAAGAGCACCaatgctgctttaaaatgttcattcttTTATGCAAGTGTCTCTGTATGTACGTGCAGCTAATAACATCCAAGAGAAATCTGTCGCCTTCGAAGTTTATTCcgaactttttttttcagccagtaATTTCCGGCAGGAATAGCCAACAATTCATCTGTTAacatcacaaaataaaaccagccaTTAAGGTGCGTCAAGCTGCGTTAAGAGAGGAGCATCCATCCTTTAACAGGCCTCTATTTGCATTGTAAATCGCTTCGTTCTCACGAACGACTCTTTAGCCTCTATAAAGATGTAAAGCCATCGGCAATTTCCAGCGCAGTgtaaggaggaagaagaagaaaaaaattccatttagtAGAAAGTAACAAGATGATTCGAGGATGCGTCTCTTGATCCCTTTAGATTATGCACGGCATGGATCTCTTTGCCAAATGGTGGCAGCTTGATTGCAAATATCTTGCATGCAGTGTGTATTTTAGAGGGGGAAGATCCTCGCTTTCTCGgggctcccagagctggggagaAGAAGACGCGGTCTTgccggctgctgctgcccccggtctgaaagaaggaggaaagggccATCATTGGAGGGCTTTCAGTGCCAAAATGCGGGCCAGCCAGGCAAGGTCAAAGGTCCTGGACCGCGGGAGACCAAGGTAATGATGATGTCATGAGAAACCTCAAGTACACACGGCTATTGATATGCATGAGCGACCAGCCACCGGAGCCGGGACCGAGCCCGGTCTCGCCTCCAGCATCGCCGCCTCCGCCGTCTTGGCGCGGGGGATCCGCCCGCCGCtgtcaccttcctcctcctcggCAGCGCAGACCGCTTCAACATCCAGAGGCCGGGAGGCAGGACGCTCTCCCCCGGGGCGGGAAGCAgcctgcccggccccggggagagcaggggagcCCCGAGGAGCCCGCGCTCCTCTTCGGGCAGCCCCCGCCGGTGCGCAGCGATGCCGCGGcgggagcgaggcctggtacTCAGAGGccgggagcagggctgtgctacGCAGTAAGTCGATGTGTAATTACATTGACAATTTGCTCTGTCGTAGGGTGTCTGcggggctttttctttttttcttttttttttttttttttggtgcggggtttggttttttgtttggttggtttttttgttgttgttgttgtttttttttggttggttgacTGGTTTGGggttctggttttggttttttgggggggttttttgtttgttttggtttggttttggttttgaatttttgttcgtttgttttctgttgttttggtttggtttgtggttttgtggttttgtttgtttgtttgtttggtgggttttggtttgtttcgttgtttgttttttgttttgtttttttggttttttttttttttttttgactccaTATCTCTGTCGTGCTTCGCGCCCGGCGTCATTCGCAGCTATTTACAGAGGGATGGTCCAAGATGTTTTCCTCTGCCTGTCCGTGGGGGAACCTGAGAGCAGCAGGTTCAGTGTATTCTGTGGCATCAATCCCACCTCTCCGCCCTTCTaccctccccccctccctcccagcttgtgtatgtctctgtgtctgtgttaGAATGCAACACAGGTGAACATTGCAGCAACATTTGTTTAAGGCCATGCATCATCACCTGACGAAATGCCTTAATAAAACTGCTGATTTATcgtttatttttattaacctCGTACTCAGAGTGAAGAAATGCATGCTGATGTTACTCACAGAATGAACGAAGGCAAGTCTTTCTAAACTGTTAGGATGTGTTATGTGCAGTTTTAGGATTTAAGCCTCTCAGTTTCCCCTTCCCCACTCCCCCAAAAGAACATTACACTTTGAATTATTTAACAATATAATTTACTTGGAATTTTTGTTACTCTGAAGTGCAAACTTTAAAGGCCTCCTGAGTATGTGTGACGTAATGAACTTTCTCACTGAGATCTACCatattttctgtagaaattaaaaaatacacttcaaCAGCTGCAGTGTGCTGTGGTCAGTAtaacacacacaccaaaaaattCAGCACACACAGACTATAGAGTGCTCTGAACTCCTAAAggaataacaatttaaaattcatcCTGCTACTCCTCTTCTAAGTGCAAAATATAACACAGCATATCATGCACTATGTTCCTGCACAATTAGTTAATATGTCACATtgcatttaaatacatttttttgtaaattaacCTGTGTTTGCATAGGTTGCTAATTTTTAGGTGGAATTTTTTGAATGCATGGAGTCAAACTAAAGTTGTTGTTGCTCTGTGTTGGCTGCAGAGCTTGCTTGTATGATAAAGGAAATGTGTGCTTGTGTGTACACAGGGGAGCCATATGTACATGTGTCAGTCTaggtacatgtgtgtgtatatgtttgAGCtaaaatatatatgcacatgCATGTAGTTACATCATAAAATATCAAGTAACCAGCCCATTTTTTATCATAATTACAAAAGCATGAAAACAGGGAAGTAATCTCTTTTGTCAGACACTGCTCAAAATTAATACTGTCATCAAGAAGTGTCACGAAGACATTGCTAATCTGCCAGTCTGCTAAGTCTCaaatactgcagaaatattgctaatttatttctccttccagATTCTAAGCCTTTGAAatcaagcatttcttttttaaaacaagtattATTTATCCTCATATAGACTGCTTTTTTGCAACCAGTGCTTTTTACTTGAGAGACATAAGAGCTCATTGTGCCAGTCTTCTTTGTGGAAAATTGAGAGACTCACACAAAATGGTTAGAATACTTATAATGCTGCATTATGAGTTACTGAACTTCTTCATTACCTCTCAGGCTGTTCAGGCACAACGGGAGCAACTGAATCAGACATCTGATACATCCAGAGGCACACGATCACTTTGATATTATGTAAAATTCTAACGAGCTTTTCTGAATTGGTAGATAGGCAGAAAGATGTGGTTTTTATGGCAATAGCTAGGGGCAGTAGTGCTGGTGATCAAGCATGTGTTGCATAGGACAGGCTTATGAGCTTATGGATTAAATTCTTTCAGTCAGAGGCATGGAACTTCAAGTGCTccttgtgtatgtgtgtgtgtgtgtgtatgcttATATAGGTGTCTATGTACATATATAGGTGTATATGTACATATCTGCATATAACCATATTAACACAGATGGATATGTACATGTTAATGCAAGCCTGTCACCAGATGTCACATGTCACCGGATTTACACTTAAATGCAAGGTATATTATTGCAAATGGGTATTTCCAAAGATGTAAGGTGTACCTTCAAAACACCAAGCCCTGTTCTCACAACCACCTCACTTACATTCTGACTTACTCTGAAGTAACTGCAATACACACGTTTTGTTGATTACTCATTGGAGCAGGTCAAAAGAGCCAACATGATGGTTATGATGTAGCTGATCATTAGCCATATTACGGATTACATTTTCTAGCTCTCAGGCACTTAGTAAGGCCTTAAAATCATCGGGTGTCCATTAAGTATTTGCTTATTCTGAATATTACAAAAATGTATGCAGCAGTTTAAGGTACATTTCCAAGACTTCAATGTGGAAAGTTTAAGCAATGCACAGTTTTGAAAATTCTGCCCAAAACATCACCTGAATTGTCAAAAACAACAGTTGACACAGCCTGCTCTCTTCCAGTTTACATAATTGAATAAAACTTATTTATTCCAAAGTCACTGTAGAAACATCAGCCTATTGGAAGACATGGAATACAAACACTGACTTTTTCCTCCTAGTTACCTACTAAATTTCCACTAGTGGCCTGCAGATTAGTATGTGATTGCCATGCTTGCTTTCTAGTCTTTTTATAGGTCTGCAGACAGCTATgacataaagaagaaatatccTGCATGGACTTTTTAAGAATAAACAGCCTCTATTGACTTTAAAGAGGAATGCTTATGATTCTCTAATCATTGCAATCAGATCCCCATCCTATCTCCAGCATCCCCAACTTCTGTGTGGAAGACACACAGGAATCCCCCTTAAGCTGCTGTGAGGTACCTAAGAGGGCGTAGTGTTACATAAATTCCATTTTCACACTAAATTATGGCAGAATTCATGTAGAGTTAAACCACCATGGCATGCCAGTACAGCCCGGGCCACCTCTCCTTGTAGAGCAGcatccctttcctcccagcCAGGTAAGTCACTTGACTGTCTTGCCTTTCAATAAAGGTACCCCATCTTTTCTTTTGTGATCACTATTTCATTTGACAACAACTGCAGATTATACTTCTGTTATGTTAAACGTATAGTGTGCAAAGGGATATCTACCACAAATTACAAACTAAAAAAAGTGAGATTTTCAAAAATTcagtctcagaaaaaaatacattatcaAACCCACACACAGTCAGTGATTACACCTGGAAACACTGTGTGCTGTTAAAGAAGATATATTCATATCTGTAGGTGATACATGTCATTGTCTGACTCCTATtaaacaaacaatcaaacaaaaaaattaccgTTTCTTGTCGTGATTTCACTACTGTGGTCTGTCTGTGTTGTCTAAACCTGAAAAATagcccccccccaaaaaagcaaaggatAACAATTTAAACACTTTCAGTGTTTGATTCTTGTTCCAGAAATGCACGTGAATGGGTAAACCTATGTGTTTAGAAGGCACTGAGTATTAACTTCCAAGATTATTAGATAAATCACAAAAACGCTTGACTCTAGGTTAAATGGGGAAATAACTAGCCACATTTCCTGAAGATGATCTGATATGACAGAAAACAGATATGAGTGATGTCCTGTATCTGCAGGGTTAAATATGGTAATCAATATTTACAGGAAATCATAtgaataatttacatttttaaaattttattgttatttctgGAGAATtatggttaaaaataaaaggctaaaaatattatttgggGCTGCTGATTAGAAGTGACCAAAATTATAGAGGCAGATCTATGATTTGCGAGCTATAAGCTGCCAGTTACTTAATAAAGGATGGAGGCTCCACCTAGCCTTCGGTTCAAAACATGCGAAATATACTAAGCCAGCCTTTCCCCACTGGATTTCCCAGCCCTTCCAGACCTATGGTGTGCTGAAACCTGAATTACCGGGAAGGCATGGTCTCTATTTACAGCCCTGAAAGCTTATCAAGGGCCGCAGGGTTAAATAAATACAATGTAAGCCGCTCGCTTTCATTGCATTATATCCAATAGAACAGCcttagctgaaagaaaaaattaaataaattcttatTATTGTTTCCCAGGGAGCAACAGTGTTCTTAGATGTTACAGTGAAGGAGTTTCACCCGTTCCATGGACCAGTGTGGACTGGGGTTGTTGAAGGATTTTGACCACTTTTTTGGTGGATAGAGAGATGTGAGGGGACACTCCTGGGCCATGGTGAGCGGCCGGGCTTCACCCTTCTGCCAGGTACGCTCCTGAGCTGAGCATTTTGGCCAGGATGGATTTGGAGAACCCGGGAAGTGATGGCTGCTTGTTCTGAGTGATCCACTATGTGGGAGGCACTGGATGAACAAACTGCTGTGAGCAATCCCTTGCACCTCGACCAGCTGCAAGATATGCCTCCAacttctctccttccccctcctttttttcctgcccatttccctcccccctttatgtttttttttttctccagttcttttttttagttttgttgttgttgttgctttttggttgttttttttaagttcaacTATGTAAAGGCCTGTTATACTTGAGCCCTGTGACTGTTCCTGTGCCTGCATACCTGGACACCTTTTGAGGGCACCCAGGCATTGCAAAAAAAAGCTCCCTCAAAAGCCACAGCTTGGCAACTGCTGGTAGTCTACCAGATAATTAACATTTCCCGCAACCAAATACAGCTCCACGACCAACAGGTTTATCTTCAGACACACAAAACCAACTCACCAGCATAAGATGCTGTGTCCAGTCATAAACCCCTACCTTGTTAATCAAATGTCCCTCACCAGGAGCAAGAGCTCTGTCAGGGAGACCCTGTCCGGCTACCCGGGGAGAGGCGGCCTCCACGGGCTCACAGGGATCTGGGAAACCTCCACCTGCCCGGGGCTCAGCACCCCAAATTTTGCCAGGAATTCAGGACACCAACACACATACATAAACACTTGCAGTACTTACATTTCTTCGCCTTTATCAGGGAAAGATGTGACCCCAGATCTAGGGGGAAAGCTGAGCCAACGATGACAAAGATCCCCACGGCCAAGACCCCTCAGAGCAGAGAAAGTTCTCCCAATTTTCCAGAAATTCACGTCTTTCCCCTTGCCATCCCTATTTAAAAGTGCTGCTTAGCTCCACAGTATTATTCTTGTTCCAAGGACTCCAAAAGAGTTAGAAATGTTCCATCCagaaaaatgggagagaaaCATAGAAAGTTGGCTTGGGTTTGccttatattttttctttttttttctgcaatgctTCCTATGCCCCGGAGTAGAAAGTGAACTGTTGTATGTGAGGCTCTGCAAGTTTTTTGGGGGAGTTGGCCAAGGTCTAGTCCAGCCCTCTCTGCTGAGGAGGACGTGCTCTGAAATTCAAGCAATTTCCCCAACGCTTTTGTTGCTGATGAACTGAAGCCCTATTGTTCATCCATTGCCACGGTCTTTTTCAGTTCCTATTATAGGTTGTATGTTGCCAGAGATAATGAATTTGCACCAAAACCTCTCATAGTCCCATTTTGACAGACGGAACAAATTAGAAATGTTTAGTGTAAAGAAGAGCAATGGCTACCTCTTCCTAGAGAAGAAGGGAAGCTCGCATTTCTTTGGAAacttaggaaaaagaaaaaaagtgaagcaaaagGTCGGATGTTCTAAGGTGTTTTCCTTCAGCTAAATTCCAGAAGAAGAGTTTCATCCAAGTCTTGTTTTTGGAAGGCACTGCCATTTGTGCAACTTTTGTCCAAACCAAGTAGCCGgtcaacagcaggaaaaaaaaaaaaaaaattagaaaaaaaatcgTAACAAAAAATACccttctcccatccctgctTTCATGCGAACTTGTAGCATGACCTCTCGTCGCTGGAAGGAGGGTGTCCTAAAGCGCTGCCCGTTCCTTCTATCCCCACTCATCCATCGCTCTGTGTTTGGAAACTGCGTGAAAACGCCCGTAAAAGCCCCGACTAGGTTTTAGGGCGCAGGGGGCGGGTGGGGAGAAGTTTGGGTGTGCACCTTAATGGGAGGTGTGCAgagaggaagggatggaggcagggatggaggagggataGAAGGAGAAAGGTGCAGGGCGAGGGGGCGGCAGGATGGCTCGTTCCTGCACTAGCCACCGACTGGGGGGCGTGTGGGGTGTGACGCCTGGGGGGCGTGTGGGGTGGTGTCGTGTTGGCCCCTCACAGTGAGTCGGCTTTACGCGACACCGCGAGTGGGCAGTTGTCAAGg from Chiroxiphia lanceolata isolate bChiLan1 chromosome Z, bChiLan1.pri, whole genome shotgun sequence encodes:
- the LOC116780911 gene encoding proline-rich proteoglycan 2-like isoform X2 — protein: MRNLKYTRLLICMSDQPPEPGPSPVSPPASPPPPSWRGGSARRCHLPPPRQRRPLQHPEAGRQDALPRGGKQPARPRGEQGSPEEPALLFGQPPPVRSDAAAGARPGTQRPGAGLCYASEEMHADVTHRMNEGKSF
- the LOC116780911 gene encoding proline-rich proteoglycan 2-like isoform X1 yields the protein MRNLKYTRLLICMSDQPPEPGPSPVSPPASPPPPSWRGGSARRCHLPPPRQRRPLQHPEAGRQDALPRGGKQPARPRGEQGSPEEPALLFGQPPPVRSDAAAGARPGTQRPGAGLCYAGATVFLDVTVKEFHPFHGPVWTGVVEGF
- the LOC116780911 gene encoding uncharacterized protein LOC116780911 isoform X3, with the translated sequence MHERPATGAGTEPGLASSIAASAVLARGIRPPLSPSSSSAAQTASTSRGREAGRSPPGREAACPAPGRAGEPRGARAPLRAAPAGAQRCRGGSEAWYSEAGSRAVLRSLQTAMT